The segment CTGTCAACTAAGACAACACCATCAGATGCCTGATATGTTGCACCAACAGGACATACCTGAACGCATGGTGGATTCTCGCACTGATTGCACAATTTTGGGACAAAAAAGGCCTTTTCTATATCGCCCTTTTTGATATTAATCCCTGCGGGATCATTCCTTGTGAACCCGTCCCTCGCAGCCTTTGGTGAGTCAGTAAGCACTCTTCCGTCCTTTGTAACGACATAGCGTTCAACCCATGTCCTTGAGACATTGGCATCGTAAGGGACCTCGTTCTCCAATTTACATGCCCTTACACAAAAACCGCATCCAACGCACTTTTGTGTATCAACGAGGAAACCCCATCTAACCTTCTTTGTATCCTTCGAGGCAAATAGCTTTGAAGGATTAAGTATCTCTATAGTCAGCGCCGGAATCGCTATTGCAGCAGCGCCCTGTAAGGAATATTTGATGAAATCCCTCCTCGTTATCATTTTTTAAATCCCTCCAGTGATGGTTTGTGAGGATTATGGCACATGACACACTCGATGTCTGGATTGTGATTGTCAGGGTCTATCGCTTTTATGTTTGCCCTGTTGCTCGTTGGATAGGGAAGGTATGAATGGCACCTCAGACACTGTTCTCTGCTCTTATTGATTGAAAGCTTTGGAGGATTCTCAGGGTGGTCTATTGCAGGGTCATGGCAGTTTTCGCACTGGATAATAGCATGTGGTGTCTGCATTATCGAAGAGTATTTATCAGTGTGGCAGTCTTTGCAGTACTCGGAAGACCTGTGTTTTACCTTGAAGGCCTTCCATTCATCCTCATTGGACTTCCTGTACCAGCTATACATATAGCCCCTATCATATACGCCAAAGTCTTTTGGCACAATGAACCCCCTGATAATCAGCACAAGGGCAATAATGCCGATTACTACATAAAGCGGTCTTAAGACATGGCTCTTCACAGTTTCTCCTTTTTTACGGCCCTATAAATTTCTTTGGCTCCCTGTATTCATGACACTTTACACAGTCTGTTTTAGCTTGAGCCTCAGACACTCTCCATGCATGGGGCTTATGACACTCTTTACACTTCATACCAACGACCTTTATATGGAGATTGTGTTTGCCCACCTCAGGGATAATCTTATGACAATCCAAACAATGGCCCCAATCAGGCCGTACAGTTACGTGTGGTTTATGGCATTCATAACAGTAAAACTGCATTGGCGCATCGGCAGGGACATTTATCTTTATTGCCCTGGCAATTATTTTCGGGGTGGGCTGAAAGTATTTGA is part of the Nitrospirota bacterium genome and harbors:
- a CDS encoding 4Fe-4S dicluster domain-containing protein; this encodes MITRRDFIKYSLQGAAAIAIPALTIEILNPSKLFASKDTKKVRWGFLVDTQKCVGCGFCVRACKLENEVPYDANVSRTWVERYVVTKDGRVLTDSPKAARDGFTRNDPAGINIKKGDIEKAFFVPKLCNQCENPPCVQVCPVGATYQASDGVVLVDRKWCIGCGYCIMACPYGVRFFHPVYRTAEKCNFCYHRITKGMKTACVQACPFGARLIGNISDPNDEVGRIIRTERVTVLKDEYGTKPQVYYRGLSKEVR
- a CDS encoding cytochrome c3 family protein; this translates as MKSHVLRPLYVVIGIIALVLIIRGFIVPKDFGVYDRGYMYSWYRKSNEDEWKAFKVKHRSSEYCKDCHTDKYSSIMQTPHAIIQCENCHDPAIDHPENPPKLSINKSREQCLRCHSYLPYPTSNRANIKAIDPDNHNPDIECVMCHNPHKPSLEGFKK